The Bacillus carboniphilus genome has a segment encoding these proteins:
- a CDS encoding DUF2639 domain-containing protein, translated as MAYVGTKGWYIQKLKEKGIFYHPVERKKLELYKTYVVRNLYLEKEAENNQG; from the coding sequence GTGGCATACGTTGGGACTAAAGGTTGGTATATTCAAAAATTAAAAGAAAAAGGGATCTTTTATCATCCGGTTGAAAGAAAAAAATTAGAATTATATAAAACCTATGTGGTAAGAAACCTATATCTTGAAAAGGAAGCTGAAAATAATCAGGGGTAA